AACTGTTAAACCAGCAAGAGTGCCGGTGGTGAGCAGGagatttcccagacagcaggctttactctGGGTTTACTACGAATTTGCCCAagaaacccaatgcaaaaagtggatttttttttaaccacggACATAGATCAGGCTAAGTGACAATGCACTATGAAAAACCCGAAACATGTGTAGAGTGTTCCTGGATCGCTTGCAGGGGCTTTAAGGTAAATCTGGAGGATATATGCACACCTGCCTTaaagtaaaatcaccatctgggaatgctcctggcgAACCTTTATGGCCAGCAGgagcccagcccttcctggagaacTTGCTTACTTATCtgtctatcacatttatatatgtGAGACATCTTGGCTAGTTCACccctcctcctgaggagacccATCAGGTGGGAGTCTCCGGGTGTAGAGAGGTGAAGCGCTGGGAAACCCGTTTCTCCCTCTTTTCCCAGAAAAGGCAGTTTCTCCCCCTTTCCCAAGAGCCGGCCattggttcgaatccaaaccggaCTTGAACCGACCCAGTCCGGGCTCAAATTCAGAGTTGGTTAATAGTGAGACTTGAACCCAGGCAGCCAAATTGAAGTTGGCTTTTTCCccagaaaaaagggggaaaaaaaacaggcaggtgcttttcccagagtggcccaaatcccctgaggggatggggaatatcttacagtgctcacacatggggtctcccattcaaatgcaaaccaggctggaccctgcttagcaaaggggaccgttcatacttgctaccgcaagaccagctctcctctccttctgctcTCTCCGAGTCACTGCCACGGTTCATTCTGGCAACCGGCTGTTAAGCGGTTGTCTAAACGCTGCATCTTATCCAAACTACCCAACAAGCAcattttcagtttctttctttcgGCAGAACGCCCGAGACCCAAAGGGAACTGACAAATTCTTCGAGGAGCTCAACAACAACCAGAACGAGAACATCGGTTTTGAGGAATATATGCTCCTGCTTTCAAAATTCCTCATCTGCACCCATGAAAAATTCCATCTGGGCGAGAAGGAGGATCGCCCAACACATACCCGACGCCATTAGAACGGAGGGTGGACCCAGGTCCCAGTGGGTTGGTGTCCAGATATTATCCTGATTTTAAAGTGCTTTGTTGTTCTAAGACGCAGCGCCCCTTCCCAAATTCTCTTTGCTGGAATCACGTGATGGGGTCATCAAATAATAAAGACAGACTTGGACATTCTGAggtgtgttttctttctctccctaagAATGCCTGAATGTGCTTTTTAAATATACATGTGAGGAAGCAATTTTAAATGCATGTA
The Hemicordylus capensis ecotype Gifberg chromosome 14, rHemCap1.1.pri, whole genome shotgun sequence genome window above contains:
- the LOC128337284 gene encoding protein S100-A12-like; the encoded protein is MSKTEMQLACDKIIDIYHQYSELSKDRETDTLDKEEFKKMIEEQFPNCVKNARDPKGTDKFFEELNNNQNENIGFEEYMLLLSKFLICTHEKFHLGEKEDRPTHTRRH